DNA from Cutibacterium acnes:
CCGCCGAGAATGAGGACGTCCATGAGTCCATCAAACCAGCCTGTGGAACAATGAGCCTCAATCGCGGTGGAACACCGGTGTGAATCCGGGACGGTCCCGCCACTGTGACGCCTCTTGGGCGAAGTCAGACCAGAACCGCGCTCACTCACCCCGACCGGGGTGGGACCACTGCGGCGCACGCGCGCGGCGCCCAGGCCTGCGAGGACACAGGCCCGGGGGATGCGGCGGCGTCCCCGACGATGGAGCATGATGGCCCGCCTGCCCGAATCCCTATCCGCCGAAAGCTTGCTTGCACGCACGGTGCGAGGCATCCGAGGAGCTGATGCGAAAGCCTTGGAGGCGGCCCGAGCCCGTCAGCAGTTACTTACCAAACCCGAGGGGTCGCTAGGGCTGTTGGAGGATCTGTCGATTCGATTGGCCGGAATGTACGGGCAGGTGCCAGTGACGGTGCCGAGCCATCCGGTTGTCGGGTTGTTTGCCGGTGATCACGGGGTATGGGCGCAAGGTGTTTCCCCTGATCCTCAGGAGATCACCACCCAGCAGATGATCAATATGGCGGCTGGTGGGGCGGCGATCAGCGTGTTGTCGCGCCAGATGGGTGCACAGCTGTGGATCACTGACGTCGGAGCCCGCCACGAGGTCGACGCCCCGATTCGGCAGCGGTGTGTGCGTCGTGGCACTGACGACATCTCCCAAGGCCCGGCGATGAGCCTTGACGAGGCTGTCGAGGCCCTTGAGGTCGGTATTGAGACTGGGGTGGCGGCCGTCGAGCAGGGGGCTGACATCCTTATCACCGGAGAGATGGGAATCGCTAACACCACCCCGGCGTCGGCCCTCATCAGCGTCTTCACCGGGTTGCCGCCCGCTGAGGTGACCGGGAGGGGAGCTGGGTCGGATGATCGTCGTCACCAGCACAAGATCGGAGTCGTCGCTCGCGCCTTGCAGGTTAATCGACCCGAGGCCAAACATCCGATTGAGGCCTTGGCGAAGGTGGGAGGTTTTGAGCACGCCGCCATGGCCGGTTTTATTCTGGCTGCAGCGTCGTCACGGATCCCCGTGCTCATTGACGGTGTTATCGCTTGTTCTGCCGCCCTGACGGCCACCGCGATCTGTCCTGAAGCGCGAGATTTCATCATCACGAGTCACGCCGGTGCCGAGCCAGGAATCACGGCGTCGACCTCTGCCCTGGGCCTGCCCGCTCTGTTGGACCTTGGTATGAGGCTAGGAGAGGGGTCCGGGGCTATCCTGACTCTACCGATCGTGCAGGCAAGCGCTCACATCCTTAACGAGATGGCCACCTTTGAGGACGCTGAGGTCATCGACATCAAAGTGAGCGGGGAAACCGAGATTCCCGATACCGTCCAGACGAGTGTTCCTCCTTGTCGGATGCTTGTCATTGGGGGTGCCCGCTCGGGAAAATCGACCTTTGCCGAGTCGAGGCTGCCTCGCGATTCCCGTGTCACCTATGTTGCGACCTCCCAGCGCAACCCTGGCGACGCGGAGTGGGAGGAGCGAATCCGCCTGCACCAAGCTCGGCGCCCGGCCACGTGGCAGACTGTCGAGACCACCGACATCGCTTCAGTGCTGCTGGCCGACGACGACTCCCCGGTGCTGGTGGATTGCCTTGGGGTGTGGATCACTCGGATTCTTGACGAGGTTGGCGCCTGGGCTGCCGCTCCTGGTGACGAAGCCTGGCAGAACGATCTAAGACGCCACGTTAATGACTTGGCCAGCGCCATCCGTGGTACCCGACGTGACGTCATTTTTGTCTCTAACGAGGTGGGGATGGGGGTCGTGCCCGACACCCCGGCTGGACGGCTCTTCCGCGACGAGTTGGGGCGACTCAACGCCGCCGTCGGGGAAGCATGCGACGAGGTGTGGATGTGTGTGGCCGGAATCCCCAAGAGGTGGGCATGACGGACGAGCAGCATCCGGATCTTGGGAGACTCGGGCCACTGCGTGGAGTTGCTGAGGCTTTGTCTCTCTTTACGATCTTGCCCGGGCCATATCTGAACGACATTGACCGTCCACTAGCCCGTCGTGCCATTACCGCCTTCCCGTGGCTGGGTCTGTGTCTGGGCGTGGTGGCGGGAGGGATCGTCGCCCTGGTCCTGGGACTGGGGGCCGGGCCGTGGCTTGCCGGAGTGCTAGCGCTGGGCTGGCTTGCCGGCGCAACGGGCGGCTTCCATCTCGACGGGGTCGCTGACACCGCAGATGGTTTGGGATCCCGGGCGGCGCCGGAGAAGGCTCTCATGATCATGAAGAAGTCCGATATCGGGCCGATGGGTGTCATGAGTATCGTGCTGGTGCTACTTGTTGACGCGGCCGCTGTGGTGAGTCTGGCTGGGACAGCTGGCTCGGGGGCATGGTGGCGCGTGGCGATTCTGGTGGGACTTGGCCCTGCGCTGGCTCGTGCGGCGATCCTTCTCGCGACGATGACCGAAGTGCCGTGTGCCCGTCCGGGCGGGTTCGGGTCTTTAGTTGCGGGAGTGACGACGCCGAGGTCTGCGGCGATCAACCTCACGGTGTTGGGATGCGTGTGTGCCTTAGCCGGATTGGTGGCTGGAGGCTGGATGTGGTGCTTGGTAACGGTCAGCTGTGCCGCGCTGACCTTGCTTATCGCGCGAGGATGGATTCATCACCTAGTGCGACGCCTATCCGGGATGACGGGTGACACATTTGGAAGCATTAATGAGGTGACGCAGATGACGTTTTGGGTCCTGACGGCGTTGACCGTGGCGGTGGTGTCATGATCGATGATCTTGGTGTGAAGGCTTCGGTAGCGAGACCTGTCCAGCGGGTGGTGAGCTTAGTGCCGTCGATTACCGAAGCTATCGCGATGACTTGTCCACATGTCTTGGTGGGTTGTACCGATTACTGCATCCGTCCGACCCATCTCGAAGAAATCGTCGGGCACGAAGTGGTTAGGGTGAGGGGCACCAAGAACCCGGATCGCAAGGCGATCATCGACCTTCGACCGGACCTCGTGGTGGCCAACCAGGAGGAGAACCGCGAGCACGACGTCACCTTGTTACGCGAGGCTGGGGTGGCAGTGTGGGTGACGCGCATCGACACCGTTGAGGAGGCCATCTCCAGCTTGACGAGGTTGTTCGAGGAAGGCTTTGGCGTCAGGTGCCCACAGTGGCTGGAGGAAGCCGGTCGGGAATGGCGCGAACCGTGCCGCGGTGAGGTACTTTCGGCTGTGACGGCGGTCTGGCGGGATCCCTGGATCTGCGTGGGGAAGGACACCTACATCTCTGATGTGCTCAGGCGGGTCGGGATAGAGTTGGTCGACCTGCCGGGGGAGTCCCGGTATCCCCACGTCGAGCTGACTGACATCGCTGCGGCCCATCCGGATCGCGTTATTCTTCCTGACGAGCCATACCACTTCGGTCCTGACGATGTATCCGCCTTTCCTGGCCTCGACGTGCGTCTTGTCGATGGCCAGAAGCTCGCGTGGTACGGGCCGTCCATGGTGGGTGCGCGTCGCTACCTCGCCTCGGCATTGAGGTGATTGACGCCGCATCGGCGATATGTGCCACAATGTTCCACGTCGCCGCGAGGTGACATGCCTCTGTAGCTCAGTTGGTAGAGCGCCGCTCTTGTAAAGCGATGGTCGCGGGTTCGATTCCTGTCAGAGGCTCCATACTCCTTAGCTAGAGTCGTGATGACGTTAGGTCATCATGGCGGTGCCGACGCCCGAGCATCAGCGCCGCCATGATGAGTCTCGGTGTGTTACTTCGCCCGGTCAAGGGTGGAAACGTTTCGTCCGTTACGTAGCGCGATTTCGGGGTGTCTGTCGTTGATCACCTTGAATGAATCCTTCGTCACCTCCAGGTAAAGCTCATGGACTTTCTCTCCTTTGAGGTATCCCTTCATGAAAGGCGAAAAATCCGGGTCTTTGAGATAGGAGTCAGGAACCTCGATGGCTGCGTCGTAGTACCGTGGGGTGCTCGTGAGCCCACGTTCCCGGTGGCTCAGCATTGACAAGGTCGTCTTGAGGCGGCCGTCAATCGAGTGGAGCTTTACCGGATATTTTTTCTCACCCACCGTGAGCTCGATCGTTCGGGTCGTCGATTGGTAGGCGAAGTCTTTGATGTTGATGTTCGCCTTGCCCTGCAGATTTCCCGAGTAGTTGAGCCCGCTGGCAGATCCGAGATCCACTTTCGACGTATCGCGCTGTGGGTTGTCAAGGGGCTTGCCCTTGAGATTCTGACCGGTGGGAACGAACTTCCAGGCTTTCGCGTCAATCATCTTGGACCAGTAACCGGTATGACCCTCACGACGTCCCTCGACACGAAGTTCCCGGTTCTGGGATCCGGGAGCGGTTGACACCACGGTAAGCCTGTCGGTGATCTCGCCGGGGATCTTCGGCTGATGCTTCCACCCGGCCGGTGGAAGTTTGATGGCAGCGTAGCGAGGATCGACCTTGCCCTGCAGCCACGTGGAAGGACTGGGAAGATTACTCTGGTCCTGCCAGGTGTAGCGGAACTGGGCGGGATCGGTCCCGGCGATGTCGTAGTCCCAGAGCCTCGTGAACATGTCGCCGTGATCATTCGTGATCAGCGCCACTGACCCCGACGCGGACATGGAATGCACACGGAACCTCGAGTTGTACGGGGTTGAAGCCTCGAAGGAGTAGTCGTTCGGCAGCCAGGGATCGTGCTGGTAAATGTGAGCTCCGTCTTTGGAGACCATCATGATTTCGGTGCACATCGCCAACGAGATTGGGTGATCATGACCGTCGACACCGCGATAGGTGCGGTCGGTCTGGTTGTCGATGAGGGACAGGGCCCACCAACCTTGGTCGTGGTTGTCGAGCTTGAGCCCACGGCCAAACCAGAATGGGCTGCCCCATGCTCGGAACCAGCCCCAGTCCTTAGGAGAGGAGAGCAAATTATTAAGGCTATACACCCAACCGTTGGAATCGACAGCGGCCAGCATGGCGTCATTGACGGAGATGGCTGAGATATGTCCGTCGAGGCAGGATGGCGTGTCGATGTGACGCCACTGATTCTCGGATTGGAAACGTCCGTACACTTTGCCGTCACGCAGGGCGAAATCCATGCGCTGGTTGAAACCCTCGGTGTTGTCACGCATCACAATCTTG
Protein-coding regions in this window:
- a CDS encoding helical backbone metal receptor; its protein translation is MIDDLGVKASVARPVQRVVSLVPSITEAIAMTCPHVLVGCTDYCIRPTHLEEIVGHEVVRVRGTKNPDRKAIIDLRPDLVVANQEENREHDVTLLREAGVAVWVTRIDTVEEAISSLTRLFEEGFGVRCPQWLEEAGREWREPCRGEVLSAVTAVWRDPWICVGKDTYISDVLRRVGIELVDLPGESRYPHVELTDIAAAHPDRVILPDEPYHFGPDDVSAFPGLDVRLVDGQKLAWYGPSMVGARRYLASALR
- the cobT gene encoding nicotinate-nucleotide--dimethylbenzimidazole phosphoribosyltransferase; this encodes MMARLPESLSAESLLARTVRGIRGADAKALEAARARQQLLTKPEGSLGLLEDLSIRLAGMYGQVPVTVPSHPVVGLFAGDHGVWAQGVSPDPQEITTQQMINMAAGGAAISVLSRQMGAQLWITDVGARHEVDAPIRQRCVRRGTDDISQGPAMSLDEAVEALEVGIETGVAAVEQGADILITGEMGIANTTPASALISVFTGLPPAEVTGRGAGSDDRRHQHKIGVVARALQVNRPEAKHPIEALAKVGGFEHAAMAGFILAAASSRIPVLIDGVIACSAALTATAICPEARDFIITSHAGAEPGITASTSALGLPALLDLGMRLGEGSGAILTLPIVQASAHILNEMATFEDAEVIDIKVSGETEIPDTVQTSVPPCRMLVIGGARSGKSTFAESRLPRDSRVTYVATSQRNPGDAEWEERIRLHQARRPATWQTVETTDIASVLLADDDSPVLVDCLGVWITRILDEVGAWAAAPGDEAWQNDLRRHVNDLASAIRGTRRDVIFVSNEVGMGVVPDTPAGRLFRDELGRLNAAVGEACDEVWMCVAGIPKRWA
- a CDS encoding adenosylcobinamide-GDP ribazoletransferase — encoded protein: MTDEQHPDLGRLGPLRGVAEALSLFTILPGPYLNDIDRPLARRAITAFPWLGLCLGVVAGGIVALVLGLGAGPWLAGVLALGWLAGATGGFHLDGVADTADGLGSRAAPEKALMIMKKSDIGPMGVMSIVLVLLVDAAAVVSLAGTAGSGAWWRVAILVGLGPALARAAILLATMTEVPCARPGGFGSLVAGVTTPRSAAINLTVLGCVCALAGLVAGGWMWCLVTVSCAALTLLIARGWIHHLVRRLSGMTGDTFGSINEVTQMTFWVLTALTVAVVS